Proteins encoded in a region of the Zea mays cultivar B73 chromosome 2, Zm-B73-REFERENCE-NAM-5.0, whole genome shotgun sequence genome:
- the LOC100192865 gene encoding proteasome subunit beta type isoform X1 — MLSRFLIHPSRWFSYTSPRDPAQPAWISTHRWRSPLRLRLQERKRYPYVTGTSVIALKYKDGVIMACDTGASYGSTLRYKSVERIKAVGKHSIIGASGEFSDFQEILRYLDELTLSDHMWDDGNSLGPKEIHSYLTRVMYNRRNKFDPLWNSLVLGGVKKGPKGDEKYLGMVNMIGTHFEENHVATGFANHLAIPILRAEWREDMTFEEAVKLVEKCLLVLLYRDRSSINKFQIAKITTEGSTIYPPYSLKTYWGFSHFENPAQGAVGSW; from the exons ATGTTGTCTCGCTTCTTAATCCATCCTAGCCGTTGGTTTTCATATACTAGCCCACGAGACCCAGCCCAGCCGGCTTGGATCTCAACCCATAGGTGGCGCTCTCCTCTTCGGCTTCGGTTGCAAGAAAGAAAAAG GTATCCGTATGTGACTGGTACTTCAGTCATTGCCTTGAAATACAAGGATGGTGTGATCATGGCATGTGACACTGGAG CATCCTATGGATCAACTTTGAGATACAAGAGTGTGGAACGCATTAAGGCTGTTGGCAAGCATAGCATCATTGGAGCAAGCGGAGAGTTCAGCGATTTCCAGGAGATCCTGCGCTATCTGGATGAACTAAC TCTTTCTGATCATATGTGGGATGATGGAAATTCTCTGGGCCCCAAAGAGATCCACAGTTATTTGACAAGAGTGATGTACAACAGACGCAACAAGTTTGATCCTCTCTGGAACTCACTTGTACTTGGTGGAGTGAAAAAGGGTCCAAAGGGTGATGAGAAGTATCTTGGCATG GTTAATATGATTGGTACCCACTTCGAGGAAAACCATGTCGCAACTGGATTTGCAAATCATCTGGCGATCCCGATACTCCGTGCTGAATGGCGCGAGGATATGACTTTTGAAGAAGCTGTTAAGctggttgagaagtgcttgctggTCTTGCTGTACCGTGACAGGTCATCTATCAACAAATTCCAG ATTGCCAAGATCACAACTGAAGGATCAACCATCTACCCACCATATTCCTTGAAGACCTACTGGGGCTTCTCTCACTTTGAAAACCCAGCCCAGGGCGCTGTGGGATCATGGTAG
- the LOC100280382 gene encoding uncharacterized protein LOC100280382 → MSARLLRRVLQEREATPQDTDVADDDQSVEEEASPPRSSARNLFDLLDDGNGDGGEEDEKEDETEIIQAVSYTEQRHSVQKKANAVPETNKKSKKKKKKSKAEPSSTKAKDAQSLESILEDLCIEKNPIQQRAHQSDRAAGKEFETNEATHVASSVLAIDPKHLKGENEMRRIFGSKVVDSFENQRSMPSSSRQVRGARRVAHNPRKTLLVSPPSYWPPWDKSITMDLLEMKNGLNYFRYTYDPSVSHVQELFEAAKAANDLNAIAAILGKYPYHPESLLTFAELFKYSGEHQSSADAVEKCLFALECAWHPLFSPLQGNYQLKFNHDTNKPLFTALFSHMKNLDRRGCHRSALEVCKFLLSLDFDDPKGSLFCIDYFALRSQQYKWLEQFAEEYQCDNSLWLFPNFSFSLATARFYLECDAASEGSDDADKSTSLDLMKQALMLHPMVLRKIVDKAPLKDSSWTQILRNVFFGSAKPGSPSLEHMINIYVERHYIMWRFPELQNLLKEAALLVIESLKQDNREALDWACVRKEAFSSDKNEYSHLLVSDFTDTTPSLPPEELRPFMVGPGMLHEMPPVEQEAGPERLRAPREVAGRNPAVVFLESLLPWVDYGDNHQGANDDDNDDE, encoded by the exons ATGTCCGCCAGGttgctccggcgagtcctccaggAGCGTGAGGCCACCCCGCAGGACACCGACGTCGCCGACGACGACCAGTCGGTGGAGGAGGAGGCTTCTCCTCCGCGGTCCTCCGCGCGGAACCTCTTCGATCTCCTCGACGACGGAAACGGCGACGGCGGCGAAGAAGATGAAAAG GAAGATGAAACAGAAATAATTCAAGCTGTGAGCTATACAGAACAGAGACATTCTGTGCAAAAGAAAGCGAACGCTGTTCCCGAAACAAACAAAAAatccaagaaaaagaaaaaaaagagcaaGGCGGAGCCGTCATCAACAAAGGCAAAGGATGCACAGTCGTTGGAGTCAATTCTGGAAGACTTATGTATTGAAAAGAATCCAATACAACAAAGAGCTCATCAGAGTGACAGGGCAGCTGGAAAGGAATTTGAGACAAATGAAGCTACTCATGTGGCATCCTCTGTTCTTGCAATAGACCCAAAACATCTAAAGGGTGAAAATGAGATGAGGCGCATTTTTGGATCAAAGGTAGTGGATTCATTTGAAAATCAACGGAGTATGCCAAGCAGTTCAAGGCAAGTACGTGGTGCTAGGCGTGTTGCCCATAATCCAAGAAAAACTCTTCTTGTGTCTCCACCTAGCTACTGGCCACCATGGGATAAGTCAATAACAATGGATCTTCTTGAGATGAAGAATGGTTTGAATTACTTCAG GTACACATATGACCCTTCAGTCAGCCATGTGCAGGAATTATTTGAAGCCGCCAAAGCAGCAAATGATCTCAATGCTATTGCAGCTATATTAGGGAAATATCCATATCATCCAGAATCACTGTTGACATTTGCTGAGCTTTTCAAATATTCTGGAGAGCATCAATCATCAGCAGATGCAGTGGAGAAATGCCTATTTGCATTGGAGTGTGCTTGGCATCCTTTATTTAGCCCACTTCAGGGCAACTATCAGTTGAAATTCAACCATGACACAAATAAGCCACTGTTTACAGCACTCTTTAGTCACATGAAAAATCTGGATAGGCGTGGCTGCCATCGGTCTGCTTTAGAGGTCTGCAAGTTTCTGTTGTCACTGGACTTCGATGATCCAAAGGGTTCTCTATTTTGCATTGATTACTTTGCTCTAAGATCACAACAGTACAAATGGCTGGAGCAATTTGCAGAAGAGTACCAGTGTGataactccttgtggttatttcCGAATTTCTCATTTTCTCTTGCTACTGCACGGTTTTACCTTGAGTGTGATGCAGCGTCAGAGGGTTCTGATGATGCTGACAAATCAACATCTCTTGATCTCATGAAGCAAGCTCTGATGCTTCATCCTATGGTGCTTCGCAAGATAGTTGACAAGGCTCCTCTGAAAGACTCATCATGGACCCAAATACTCAGAAATGTATTCTTTGGATCAGCAAAACCGGGAAGCCCTTCACTTGAGCATATGATCAATATATATGTGGAACGCCATTATATCATGTGGAGATTCCCAGAACTGCAGAACTTGCTGAAAGAGGCTGCTCTTTTGGTGATTGAATCACTAAAGCAGGATAACAGAGAAGCCCTGGACTGGGCTTGTGTTAGAAAAGAAGCATTCTCGTCAGACAAGAATGA GTACTCTCATCTGCTTGTTTCAGACTTCACTGACACAACGCCGTCGCTCCCACCAGAAGAACTGCGACCATTTATGGTCGGTCCAGGAATGTTGCATGAGATGCCACCTGTTGAACAAGAAGCTGGACCCGAGAGACTCCGTGCTCCTCGTGAAGTCGCTGGGCGTAATCCTGCAGTAGTCTTCCTTGAATCACTGCTCCCATGGGTCGACTATGGTGACAATCATCAAGGTGCAaatgacgacgacaacgacgacgaaTGA
- the LOC100192865 gene encoding proteasome subunit beta type, with translation MDGFSKTIGGSGPNVPAGSHPAGGSQAAAGGGATQRTQYPYVTGTSVIALKYKDGVIMACDTGASYGSTLRYKSVERIKAVGKHSIIGASGEFSDFQEILRYLDELTLSDHMWDDGNSLGPKEIHSYLTRVMYNRRNKFDPLWNSLVLGGVKKGPKGDEKYLGMVNMIGTHFEENHVATGFANHLAIPILRAEWREDMTFEEAVKLVEKCLLVLLYRDRSSINKFQIAKITTEGSTIYPPYSLKTYWGFSHFENPAQGAVGSW, from the exons ATGGACGGCTTCTCCAAAACGATCGGCGGCAGTGGCCCTAACGTTCCGGCGGGATCCCACCCCGCGGGCGGGAGCCAGGCGGCGGCAGGGGGAGGCGCGACGCAGCGGACGCA GTATCCGTATGTGACTGGTACTTCAGTCATTGCCTTGAAATACAAGGATGGTGTGATCATGGCATGTGACACTGGAG CATCCTATGGATCAACTTTGAGATACAAGAGTGTGGAACGCATTAAGGCTGTTGGCAAGCATAGCATCATTGGAGCAAGCGGAGAGTTCAGCGATTTCCAGGAGATCCTGCGCTATCTGGATGAACTAAC TCTTTCTGATCATATGTGGGATGATGGAAATTCTCTGGGCCCCAAAGAGATCCACAGTTATTTGACAAGAGTGATGTACAACAGACGCAACAAGTTTGATCCTCTCTGGAACTCACTTGTACTTGGTGGAGTGAAAAAGGGTCCAAAGGGTGATGAGAAGTATCTTGGCATG GTTAATATGATTGGTACCCACTTCGAGGAAAACCATGTCGCAACTGGATTTGCAAATCATCTGGCGATCCCGATACTCCGTGCTGAATGGCGCGAGGATATGACTTTTGAAGAAGCTGTTAAGctggttgagaagtgcttgctggTCTTGCTGTACCGTGACAGGTCATCTATCAACAAATTCCAG ATTGCCAAGATCACAACTGAAGGATCAACCATCTACCCACCATATTCCTTGAAGACCTACTGGGGCTTCTCTCACTTTGAAAACCCAGCCCAGGGCGCTGTGGGATCATGGTAG